From a region of the Trichoderma atroviride chromosome 6, complete sequence genome:
- a CDS encoding uncharacterized protein (EggNog:ENOG41~TransMembrane:2 (i9-27o33-58i)) — translation MISRANKTIKFICITNFFQVFIMADAIKHKTFYAAIAGCIVGLFAMMVIPCFIAMCVSRYREKRQLHRDALAREAAEDDSTDYLVYGPFPYDSSLYHVDEVGESSGYRAPNNSVESLDSAIQLDATLEDDAAIAMALAEQEDDIAITTTEQNLDNLREPQYEGKGKALMYSHIQEVLVDQQEQQLSESVQAQLPGPIQEGLSERLPAALAEAAAELPAELPAEQKAAEESQDAPEGVPKATPAENEQ, via the exons ATGATTTCACGTGCAAA CAAAACCATCAAGTTCATTTGTATCACCAACTTCTTCCAAGTTTTCATCATGGCAGACGCCATCAAGCACAAGACCTTCTACGCTGCCATCGCCGGATGTATCGTTGGCCTCTTTGCGATGATGGTCATTCCctgcttcatcgccatgtGCGTTTCTCGCTATCGTGAAAAGCGTCAACTTCATCGTGATGCCCTTGCGCGTGAAGCAGCCGAAGACGACAGCACCGATTATCTCGTATATGGCCCCTTCCCCTATGACTCCTCGCTCTACCATGTCGACGAAGTTGGCGAATCTTCCGGATACCGTGCCCCAAACAACTCCGTCGAAAGCCTTGATAGTGCCATTCAGCTTGATGCTACGctcgaagacgatgctgctattgctaTGGCTCTCGCGGAGCAGGAAGATGATATCGCTATTACCACCACCGAGCAGAATCTGGACAATCTCCGCGAGCCTCAGTatgaaggcaaaggcaaggcCCTCATGTATTCTCACATCCAAGAAGTCCTCGTCGatcagcaagagcagcagctctctgAGAGCGTCCAGGCTCAGCTCCCTGGCCCCATCCAAGAGGGCCTCTCTGAGCGTCTCCCAGCTGCTCTCGCCGAGGCCGCTGCCGAGCTTCCTGCCGAGCTCCCTGCTGAGCAAAAGGCCGCTGAAGAGTCCCAAGATGCTCCAGAAGGTGTCCCAAAGGCCACTCCCGCTGAGAATGAGCAATAA
- a CDS encoding uncharacterized protein (EggNog:ENOG41~TransMembrane:9 (i93-114o134-151i158-175o181-200i212-239o259-280i353-381o401-419i428-447o)): MAIESTETATPSEAVLEKERPIDAASSSSNKSDVPDSNEKSAVVVESQYETSSSSSNSEVFDIKAIDPVLARKMALVNTAIDEIGMTSFQWKLFWLNGFGYAVDSLLVVCQSIANPAVQQEYGLPSAHISGIPLASQVGLLVGAGIWGFSADIIGRKLAFNTSLLSCAVFVLIAGGMPSYISFSAIVAIYSAGAGGNYILDATNFLEFLPTSYAWLVTFMAVWWAVGYTITGLLAWAFMSNFSCAPDAAVCTRADNMGWRYLHFTCGALVLVMAFARLAFVRMVQTPRWLIAQNRDEEVVKTLNDLSARAGTSHSLTLERLQAEGVVLHTEESVWSPLRLKNHFKGLFQTRRLAWSTTVILANWFVIGMVSPLYSVFLPFYLQSRGAVVGDSSNYATWRDYAINQVAGLVGPVIAAVLIETRWFGRRGTLAVGALITMVLQFGYTQIKTPAQNLGVSAAISAAS; this comes from the exons atggcgattgAATCAACCGAAACAGCAACTCCATCCGAAGCGGTgcttgaaaaagaaaggcccATTGATGCTGCGAGCTCAAGCTCCAACAAGAGCGATGTGCCCGATAGTAACGAAAAGTCCGCCGTTGTGGTCGAGTCTCAATACGAGACGTCGTCTTCCAGTTCCAACAGCGAGGTGTTTGACATCAAGGCGATTGACCCCGTCTTGGCTCGGAAGATGGCGCTGGTGAACACTGCGATTGACGAGATTGGCATGACGAGCTTCCAGTGGAAGCTGTTTTGGCTGAATGGGTTTGGATATGCGGTTGACTCG CTTCTAGTTGTCTGCCAGTCTATTGCCAATCCGGCAGTCCAGCAGGAATATGGACTGCCGAGTGCTCACATATCCGGCATTCCTCTGGCTTCACAGGTTGGTCTCTTGGTGGGAGCTGGCATCTGGGGTTTCTCTGCCGACATCATTGGCCGGAAATTGGCCTTTAACACGAGTCTGCTCTCTTGCGCCGTGTTTGTGCTCATTGCAGGCGGCATGCCATCATACATTTCCTTCTCTGCCAT CGTGGCCATCTACTCGGCCGGTGCTGGAGGCAACTACATCCTCGACGCTACGAATTTCCTCGAGTTCCTCCCCACCAGCTACGCATGGCTCGTCACCTTCATGGCCGTCTGGTGGGCTGTTGGATACACCATCACGGGTCTCCTGGCATGGGCTTTCATGAGCAACTTTAGCTGCGCGCCCGACGCGGCGGTATGTACTCGAGCGGACAACATGGGCTGGCGATACCTTCACTTCACTTGCGGCGCGCTCGTGCTCGTCATGGCGTTTGCGCGGCTGGCGTTTGTGCGCATGGTGCAGACGCCGCGGTGGCTCATTGCGCAGAACCGCGACGAGGAGGTCGTCAAGACGCTCAACGACCTTTCGGCACGGGCAGGGACGTCGCACAGCCTGACGCTGGAGCGATTGCAGGCCGAGGGCGTGGTTCTGCACACTGAGGAGTCCGTCTGGTCGCCGCTGCGGCTCAAGAACCACTTCAAGGGCCTCTTCCAGACGCGCAGGCTGGCCTGGTCCACGACCGTCATCCTGGCCAACTGGTTCGTCATCGGCATGGTCTCGCCGCTGTACAGCGTCTTCCTGCCCTTCTATCTGCAGTCCCGGGGCGCCGTCGTTGGCGACAGCTCCAACTATGCGACGTGGAGGGACTACGCCATCAACCAGGTTGCCGGGCTTGTCGGGCCCGTGATTGCGGCGGTGCTGATTGAGACCAGGTGGTTTGGGCGACGGGGCACGCTTGCTGTGGGCGCGCTGATCACGATGGTGTTGCAGTTTGGCTATACGCAGATCAAGACGCCGGCGCAGAATCTGGGTGTTTCGGCGGCCATTTCGGCGGCATCGTAA